A genomic segment from Gallaecimonas xiamenensis 3-C-1 encodes:
- a CDS encoding LysR family transcriptional regulator: MDKFACMKVFVKAVETGSISSAANELDISSQSAGQQIRALEDGLGIKLLNRTTRRQSLTDSGQLFYERAKNILAEMEAAEALMAEARAEPRGRLRISAPITFGSRGLAPVIPDYLRQHPEVSIDLSLTNRTVDLVEEGFDVVFRTGELPDSSLIARRLSSYRLVLCAASSYIEHAEPIRTPMDLAVHECLIFSHTNLRTQWSFVGPEGLVTVPISGRFSTNSGEALRSAAVAGMGILLQPYELISDEIKTGHLIRLLPDYEPPPRTLHALYASDRQMPPKLRSFLDFALREFNIPVWEG; this comes from the coding sequence ATGGATAAGTTTGCATGTATGAAGGTCTTCGTCAAAGCCGTGGAGACTGGCTCTATTTCTTCTGCAGCTAACGAACTGGATATTTCGTCGCAGTCGGCTGGTCAACAGATTCGCGCGCTAGAAGATGGACTAGGCATTAAGCTGCTGAATAGAACGACACGCAGACAAAGCCTTACAGATAGCGGGCAATTGTTTTACGAACGTGCGAAAAATATCCTTGCAGAGATGGAGGCTGCCGAAGCACTAATGGCGGAGGCGAGAGCAGAACCAAGGGGAAGACTTCGCATCAGCGCCCCGATAACATTTGGAAGCCGGGGATTGGCACCTGTGATCCCGGATTACTTGAGACAACATCCAGAGGTTTCCATTGATCTGAGTCTTACTAATCGCACGGTTGATCTGGTCGAGGAGGGGTTCGACGTTGTCTTTCGCACTGGAGAGCTTCCCGACAGTAGTTTGATTGCACGACGCCTATCCTCCTACCGCTTGGTGCTCTGTGCGGCATCCAGCTATATAGAACATGCGGAACCGATAAGGACACCCATGGATCTAGCAGTACACGAATGCCTCATCTTCTCCCACACTAATTTACGCACCCAATGGTCATTTGTTGGACCAGAAGGACTGGTCACCGTACCTATTAGTGGGCGGTTTTCTACAAATAGCGGAGAAGCACTCCGGTCAGCCGCAGTCGCCGGCATGGGAATACTTCTTCAACCATATGAACTTATATCGGATGAGATCAAGACCGGCCATTTGATTAGACTGCTCCCCGATTACGAACCACCCCCTCGTACGCTACATGCCCTTTATGCTTCAGATAGGCAAATGCCCCCGAAGCTGCGAAGTTTCTTAGACTTCGCTCTTCGAGAATTTAACATCCCCGTTTGGGAGGGATAA